The Bacteroidales bacterium genome includes the window AAAAAAAGCAAAATTGAAATCATAGAATAGGGTTATTAAAGATAGTTTTATTAATTTTGCACGAATTTTGATAATCTGTTGCCCGTTTTTCAAAAAGCATAAAAATAAATCAGCAAAGACAGTGATTAAATTAAAGTTAAAATGAAAACAACAAAAAGCATTCTTGACAGATATAAGATAAAAATTGCAGAGTTGCCTTTAGGAATATCTGAATACAACTTTGTTCTGGACGATGTTCTGTTTTCTTATTTTAACCATCCATACGTTGAAAAGGGAAATGTAGCTGCCAAAGTTACTTTAGACAAAAGACCAAATTTAATTGAAGTCAACATTACAGTAAGTGGCACACTCGAAGTACAATGTGACCGTTGTTTAGATTATTTCTTATACCCAATAAATACTAACGAAATAATTCTATATACAATAGGACAACAAGAAGAACATGAAAACAAAAATGTTGTAATTATTACAAAAGAACAATCAGTAATTGATTTATCGTCAGATTTATATGAAATAGCTGTAACACAATTGCCAATAAGCAAAGTTCATCCAAACAATGAACAAGGTGTATCTTTGTGCAATTCTAAAATGTTAGAGTTATTAAATAAATATTTGGTTAATGAAGAACAAATTAACCCAACTCAAAAATTAAGTGATATAATAAAATAAATTAATAAAAAAATGGCACATCCTAAACGCAAACAGTCAAAATCAAGACGAGACAAAAGAAGAACTCATTTTAAAGCAATCGAGCCTCAATTATCAAAATGCAATAACTGTGGAGCGACACACCGTTATCACAGGATTTGTCCCGAATGTGGATTTTACAGAGGACGACTTGTAGATGATAAAAAAGCAGTATAATACACGTAAAATGTAATAGTTACAGCCCGTATGAATAACTTATTTCACTACGGGTTGCTCTGTTTGTTAGTTCTTATTCAAACTAATAACCAATGAACATACTAAAAATTGGTATTGATATAATGGGTGGCGATAAAGCTCCGACTGAGATTGTAAAAGGTGCAATTTTGGCGAGTAATGCTATTGATAATAATATCAAATTAGTACTCTTCGGAGATTCTACGGCGGTTAAAAATATTTGTGAGCAAAATAATTTCAATCCAGATGTGTTTGAATTAGTGCATACAACCGAAATAATCGAGATGCACGATCATTCTGCTAAATCTTTTCAAACTAAAACAGACTCGAGTATCACAAAAGGATTTGAATATCTTGCCACTCAAAAAATAGATGCCTTTGCAAGTGCCGGAAATACTGGAGCAATGTTAGTTGGTGCCATGATGGTCATTAAACCCATTGAAGGAATTATACGCCCTTGCTTATCAACACTATTGCCTAAAACAGACGGAAAAGAAGCAATATTGCTTGATATAGGAATAAACCCTGATTGCAAACCAGAAGTTCTCTTGCAATGGGGAATAATTGGATCTGTTTTTGCCAAAGAAGTTTATAATATTGAAAATCCCAAAGTTGCTCTTTTGAATGTAGGAACAGAAGAGGGAAAAGGAAATCTATTAGCCCGAACCACGTATAAACTAATGAAGGAATCAAGAGATATTAATTTTATTGGCAATATCGAAGGCTCAGATCTTTTTAGGCCAGAAGTGGCCGATGTTGTTGTTACTGACGGCTT containing:
- the plsX gene encoding phosphate acyltransferase PlsX, encoding MLKIGIDIMGGDKAPTEIVKGAILASNAIDNNIKLVLFGDSTAVKNICEQNNFNPDVFELVHTTEIIEMHDHSAKSFQTKTDSSITKGFEYLATQKIDAFASAGNTGAMLVGAMMVIKPIEGIIRPCLSTLLPKTDGKEAILLDIGINPDCKPEVLLQWGIIGSVFAKEVYNIENPKVALLNVGTEEGKGNLLARTTYKLMKESRDINFIGNIEGSDLFRPEVADVVVTDGFTGNVVLKQSEIIYRLAQKRGINDEYFNRFNFELYGGTPILGINKAVVVGHGISKASAIKNMIINTINILETNLTAKIATRIMTAKQLT
- a CDS encoding DUF177 domain-containing protein, coding for MKTTKSILDRYKIKIAELPLGISEYNFVLDDVLFSYFNHPYVEKGNVAAKVTLDKRPNLIEVNITVSGTLEVQCDRCLDYFLYPINTNEIILYTIGQQEEHENKNVVIITKEQSVIDLSSDLYEIAVTQLPISKVHPNNEQGVSLCNSKMLELLNKYLVNEEQINPTQKLSDIIK
- the rpmF gene encoding 50S ribosomal protein L32, producing the protein MAHPKRKQSKSRRDKRRTHFKAIEPQLSKCNNCGATHRYHRICPECGFYRGRLVDDKKAV